Part of the Arthrobacter sp. MMS18-M83 genome is shown below.
GCCCTGACCGATTTCTTGGACGAGCGGCTGTCCGGTGCACGGCTCACCCAGTTGCTACTGCCATCGGCGTTCGCCCTGAAGGTTGCTGAGGTTCCCTATGAATCGCTGATCGGGCGGACAATCGATTCCGTCGGTCGACACGGAAAATTCCTGGCCTTCAAAATCGCCCCTTCCGCTGAAGGACCTGCGGGAGGAGACTCAACAGAGCCGCTCTACCTGATCGTCAATTTCGCGAAGGCCGGCTGGCTGCGGTTCTCGGACAAGCCGCCCGGTGCCGAAGCCACTGGTGCGGGCGGCTATTTCGCCGCGCAGCTGGGCTTTTCGAACAGCGGCCACGATTATGGTGTCACCCTGACCGACGCAGGAGCGTGGAAGGGATTGGCCATCTTCATCGTTCGCCAGCCTGTGGAGGTCCATGGCATCGCGGAATTGGGACCGGATCCCCTCGACCTCGGCTTCGGCTTGGACGAGTTCAGCAGGCTCTTTCGCAACAGGCAGCAGATCAAAGGGATCCTGAAGAATCAGAAGCTCATGGCGGGCATCGGGAACGCCTATAGTGACGAAATCCTTCACGCAGCGAAGCTGTCTCCGGTCGCTACCGCCTCTTCCCTTGAGCCGGACGCAGTGGAACGTCTCTTCACAACGATGAAGGGCATTCTCAGTGGCGCCGTCCAGGAGTTCTCGGGAAAGAAACCCAGCGAGCTGAAGCCGGCAAAGAAAGCCTCCATGCGGGTGCACGGCCGGACCGGAGAGGCTTGCCCCGTCTGCGGGGACACCGTGCGGGAGGTTACTTTCGTGGGCACCTCGATGCAGTACTGCCCCACATGCCAGACCAACGGCAAGATCCTGGCCAAACGCGGTTCGGGCGACGACGGCTGATTCCCGACCGAAGCCCGCCACCCTTCTGTGGCGGGCTTCGGTGCGTTTCACTTAGGGGACCGGCGACTCTTCCGGTTCGCGTACGACGTCGGGGGCTACTTGCCGTGGGGAAGCAGCCTGCGCGGCTCCCCCGCCCCGTGCGGCCCCAGCGGCCGCGATCATCACGAGAAGGGCCGCGACGGTGATGGCGGCCCCGGCCCAGATGGGCGAGGTGTAGCCCAAGCCCATGGTGATGGTGACGCCGCCCAGCCAGGCACCGAGGGCGTTGCCAAAGTTGAAGGCGCCGATATTCGCGCCGGAGGCAAGGGTGGGCGCGGTGGTGGCAAAGTGCATGACGCGCATCTGCAGGCCCGGGACTGTGGCGAAGCCGAATCCACCCATGAGCGCCAGCGAGAACAGGGTGGCCACAGGGCTCGCGGCGGTGAGTGCGAAGAAGACGAGCACCAGCACCAGGCCCGCAAGGATGACCACAAGGGTTTTGTCGATGGATTTGTCGGCCGCCTTGCCGCCGGCAATATTGCCGACGAACAGTCCGGCGCCAAACAGGACCAGGAGCCACGGGACGGCGCGGGGATCAAATCCGGAGACTTCGGTCAGGGTGAAGGCGATGTAGGTGAAGGCGCCGAACATGCCGCCAAAGCCAAGGAGGGTGACGATGATGGAGAGCCACACCTGACCGGACTTGAAGGCACCAAGCTCACGGCGGAGGCTGCTGGTAGCGGCGCCCTCCTTGGTGCGCGGGACCATGAGGGCAATGCCGACGAGCGCCACAACACCGATGATGGTGATGGCCCAAAAGGTGGAACGCCAGCCGAGGTTCTGGCCGAGGAAGGTGCCGAAGGGCACGCCCAGCACGTTGGCGGCAGTGAGGCCGGTGAACATGATGGCGATGGCTCCAGCCTTCTTGTGGGCCGGGACCAGGCCGGCTGCGACCACGGAGCCGATGCCGAAGAAGGCTCCGTGACAGAGGGCTGCGACGACTCGCCCGATCAGCATGGCCGGGTAGCTGTCCGCGATGGCGGAGAGGAAGTTGCCGGCGATGAACAGAACAAGAAGCCCGATCAGCACGGGCTTACGGGGCAAGCGCGTCACGGCCGCTGTAACCAGGAGGGCTCCGACAACGACGCTGAGCGCGTAGCCGGTGATGAACCAGCCGGCGGCTGCTTCGCTGACTCTGAAGTCGGTGGCGATCTCGGGCAAGAGGCCCATGATGACGAACTCGGTCAAGCCAATGCCGAATCCGCCCAGGGCAAGGGCGATCAACCCTGCGGGCATGTTGTGCTCCTTTGTGGGGATGGATTCCCGTGAGACTGGAAGTGCGTCGCCGAGAACCGTAGAATATTAGTTGCAGACGCTGTATATATAGTTGCATACGCCATCTATTTGCGCAAGCAACTACTTTGAACGCATCTGGTTATCTTCATCAATGGCAGGAGTTACGGGAGACATGGGCATCAAGGACGACGCCGTTGAGGTGCGCGCACAGGGGTGGCGGACTCTCGCTGCGCTGCATGGCAACATCGAGACAGCGCTCGAGAAGGCGTTGCAGTCGGCCGCGGATCTTTCGGTGGTCGAATACACCGTGCTGGACGCGCTGAGCCGCCAGGACGGCTGGCACATGCGCATGCAACAGCTGGCCAGGGCGACTGCACTATCCAGCAGCGCCACCACTCGGCTGGTGAACCGGCTCGAGGACCGTGCGCTGCTGACCAGGATCCTGTGCGCAGACGACCGGCGCGGGATTTACACCGAACTTACTGAGGCCGGCCAGAAGTTATTGCTGGCGGCGAGGCCGGTACACGACGAAACACTGGCCGAGTCCCTGGCTGCCGCAGAATTGGTGCCGGAGCTTGAGCCGCTGGTCAAGGCGCTGGGGGCGCTGCAGGGGGTCTGAGGCTTTGCCTTGTTTCGTGGGGCGCGCGCCCTGCGTCGTGCGGTGGCGTGCAGCGGCGCCCGCCCCGCGGCGGGGCGTCAGACTTTCTTGACGACGCTGGATTTGAGCTGCATGGGGCCGAAGCCATCCACTTTGCAGTCAATGTCGTGATCCCCCACGCCGTTCACGAGGCGTATGTTGCGGACCTTTGTGCCGACCTTAATGGCCGTAGCGCTCCCCTTGACCTTGAGATCCTTGATCACGCTGACGGTATCGCCGTCCGCGAGCACGTTGCCGACGGCGTCCTTGATCTCCGTCGACTCTGACTCCGCTTCATCGGACGCGGCCTGCGACCATTCGTGGGCGCACTCGGGGCAAACCAGCAAGGCGCCCATCTCGTAGGTGTATTCGCTGGCGCATTCGGGGCAAGGGGGAAGGATTTCGCTCACCGTCCAATGATAGACGGGGTGGCCGTGCACCGGTCTCGGCGCTTGGCTCGGCCTCGCCCTGTCTGACATGGACGACGCGCATCTCGTTTGACGACACCCATCTTGACCCCGGACTCCGGAATACACGCGTCCCATGTCCGTTTCCGAGTCGTGGATCGGTTTCCGCGTCACGGGTCCTTTGCGGCGTCGACCGCGATCAGGCAGCATCCTGGAACAAGCAACTTAAACGCAAGAGTCCCGGGAACCCTTAGGCTCCCGGGACTCTGTTATCGATACCTTGCGGTCGGGCTGACAGGATTTGAACCTGCGACCCCTTGACCCCCAGTCAAGTGCGCTACCAAGCTGCGCTACAGCCCGTCAGTTCTGCCGTTCTCCGCCTAGATTTTCACCTAAGCAGTCCGGCCGAACCACCTCAAAAAGCTTACACGATGTTCGAGGTTTCCAATGACACCTCGGCGGGTGTCACCTGTGATGCGCGTCTCAATTAGCGCTTCTTGCCGCGCTTTTCGCGGACGCGCATGTTGACCTCGATCGGCGTGCCGTCGAAGCCAAAGGTTTCGCGCAGGCGACGGGTGATGAATCGGCGGTATCCGGGGTCCAGGAAGCCCGTGGTGAAGAGCACGAACTTCGGCGGACGGCTGGATGCCTGGGTGCCGAACAGGATGCGCGGCTGCTTGCCGCCACGGACCGGGTGCGGGTGGGCAGCCACGAGCTCGCCCAGGAACGCGTTGAGGCGTCCTGTGGGGATGCGCTTGTCCCAGCTCTCCAAGGCGAGGTCCAATGCGGGTACCAGGCGGTCTTTGTGCCAGCCGGTCTTGGCCGAGATGTTGACGCGCGGGGCCCACTCCACGTGTGCCAGGTCCTGCTCGATTTCACGCTCAAGGTAGCGGCGACGTTCGTCGTCGAGCAGGTCCCACTTGTTGAACGCGAGCACCAGCGCGCGGCCCGACTCGATCGCCAACTGGAGGATGCGGACGTCCTGTTCGCTGAGGACTTCGTCAACGGCGAGGAGCACGACGGCGACCTCCGCCTTTTCGAGCGCGGCCTGCGTACGCAGGGAAGCGTAGAAGTCTGCGCCCTGGGCCATGTGCTGGCGGCGGCGGATGCCTGCCGTGTCCACGAAGCGCCAGGTGCGGCCGCCGAGTTCGATGAACTCGTCCACGGGGTCGCGGGTGGTCCCGGCGAGGGTATCAACCACAACGCGCTCGGAGCCCGCCAACTTGTTCAGCAAGGAGGACTTGCCGACGTTCGGACGGCCGATGAGGGCAATACGGCGGGGTCCGCCGGAGCGCTCCACACCTTCCACCGTGGAGAACTCGGGCAAGGTATCCATGACGTGGTCCAGGAGGTCGGCAACGCCGCGTCCATGAAGGGCGGACACGGGGTACGGCTCGCCGAAGCCAAGGCCCCAGAGCGCGGCTGAGTCGGCTTCCTGCGCAAAGTCATCAACCTTGTTGGCCACCATGATGACCGGCTTCTTGGACTTGCGCAGCATCTTCATGACGCCTTCGTCCGTCGCGGTTGCGCCGACGGCGGAGTCCACCACGAAGAGCACGGCGTCAGCGAGTTCCACGGCCATCTCGGCCTGCTCGGCGACGCGGGCGTGGATGCCCCTGGCGTCGTGCTCCCAGCCACCGGTGTCCACCAGTGTGAAGTTGCGTCCGTTCCAGTGTGCCGAGTACATGACACGGTCACGGGTGACGCCCGGGGTGTCCTCGACGACTGCCTCGCGGCGGCCAAGGATTCGGTTCACCAGGGTGGACTTGCCGACGTTCGGGCGTCCAATGATGGCCAGTACCGGGTCAAGCTTGAGCGGACCGTCTTCGCCTTCGTCGTCGTAGAGCCCGCTCAGCAGCGCTGCGTCGTCCTCGTCGAGGTCATAGTCGTCCAGGCCTGCCCGGAGGGAGGCTGCACGAAGTTCGGCTTCATCGTCGTCCAGGGCGGCGAGGTGTTCAGCCACCTGGTCGGTGCCGGTGGGCGTGTATTCGTCGTCGCCGGCTCCGATGTTGCCGGATTTTTGAGTCGTATCGCTCATTGCACTTTCCTTAGTGGTGATCTGCCGGCGTCCCGGCTACTTCTTCTTGGCGGTGCTGCATTGGCTGTGGGCCGGTTCATTTAGTCCCCCGGAAGGGACTGACCGGTGGTCTTGACGGCATCCTGGACGTGTCCAGCCAGCGCAGCGCGGATCTCCGCAGCCGCCCTGTCCATTGAAACACGCCCCGACTCGCCATTTCTGCGGGTCACATTGAAGGGAGCTCCGAAACTGACATGCAGGCGGCGGCGCGGCCTCGGAATGGAATCACGGTGTTCGTCTCCGATCCGCGTTCCGAGGATCGCCACCGGAATGACCGTGGCCCCGGACATCAGGGCGAGCCACGCAACGCCGTTGCTGATGCTGCCGGCGGTGCCGCTCCCCCGAGTTCCTTCAGGGAGAATCCCGACGCAACGGCCGGCGTCGAGCACTTGCTTTCCGAGCTGGAGCGCCGCGCGGTCGCCGGAACGGTCAACGGAAATCTGCCCCGAAGCACGGAGCACACGTCCCAGGAAACCCTTGAACATCTCCTTCTTGACCAGGATGTGCATGGGCCGCGGAGCAGCGCCGAACATCACCGGCCCGTCCAGGAAGCTGATGTGGTTGCCCGCGAAAATGACCGGACCGGACTTGGGAACGTTGGA
Proteins encoded:
- a CDS encoding DNA-formamidopyrimidine glycosylase family protein; this translates as MPELPELTALTDFLDERLSGARLTQLLLPSAFALKVAEVPYESLIGRTIDSVGRHGKFLAFKIAPSAEGPAGGDSTEPLYLIVNFAKAGWLRFSDKPPGAEATGAGGYFAAQLGFSNSGHDYGVTLTDAGAWKGLAIFIVRQPVEVHGIAELGPDPLDLGFGLDEFSRLFRNRQQIKGILKNQKLMAGIGNAYSDEILHAAKLSPVATASSLEPDAVERLFTTMKGILSGAVQEFSGKKPSELKPAKKASMRVHGRTGEACPVCGDTVREVTFVGTSMQYCPTCQTNGKILAKRGSGDDG
- a CDS encoding MFS transporter, whose product is MPAGLIALALGGFGIGLTEFVIMGLLPEIATDFRVSEAAAGWFITGYALSVVVGALLVTAAVTRLPRKPVLIGLLVLFIAGNFLSAIADSYPAMLIGRVVAALCHGAFFGIGSVVAAGLVPAHKKAGAIAIMFTGLTAANVLGVPFGTFLGQNLGWRSTFWAITIIGVVALVGIALMVPRTKEGAATSSLRRELGAFKSGQVWLSIIVTLLGFGGMFGAFTYIAFTLTEVSGFDPRAVPWLLVLFGAGLFVGNIAGGKAADKSIDKTLVVILAGLVLVLVFFALTAASPVATLFSLALMGGFGFATVPGLQMRVMHFATTAPTLASGANIGAFNFGNALGAWLGGVTITMGLGYTSPIWAGAAITVAALLVMIAAAGAARGGGAAQAASPRQVAPDVVREPEESPVP
- a CDS encoding MarR family winged helix-turn-helix transcriptional regulator, whose protein sequence is MGIKDDAVEVRAQGWRTLAALHGNIETALEKALQSAADLSVVEYTVLDALSRQDGWHMRMQQLARATALSSSATTRLVNRLEDRALLTRILCADDRRGIYTELTEAGQKLLLAARPVHDETLAESLAAAELVPELEPLVKALGALQGV
- a CDS encoding zinc ribbon domain-containing protein YjdM; this translates as MSEILPPCPECASEYTYEMGALLVCPECAHEWSQAASDEAESESTEIKDAVGNVLADGDTVSVIKDLKVKGSATAIKVGTKVRNIRLVNGVGDHDIDCKVDGFGPMQLKSSVVKKV
- the der gene encoding ribosome biogenesis GTPase Der, translated to MSDTTQKSGNIGAGDDEYTPTGTDQVAEHLAALDDDEAELRAASLRAGLDDYDLDEDDAALLSGLYDDEGEDGPLKLDPVLAIIGRPNVGKSTLVNRILGRREAVVEDTPGVTRDRVMYSAHWNGRNFTLVDTGGWEHDARGIHARVAEQAEMAVELADAVLFVVDSAVGATATDEGVMKMLRKSKKPVIMVANKVDDFAQEADSAALWGLGFGEPYPVSALHGRGVADLLDHVMDTLPEFSTVEGVERSGGPRRIALIGRPNVGKSSLLNKLAGSERVVVDTLAGTTRDPVDEFIELGGRTWRFVDTAGIRRRQHMAQGADFYASLRTQAALEKAEVAVVLLAVDEVLSEQDVRILQLAIESGRALVLAFNKWDLLDDERRRYLEREIEQDLAHVEWAPRVNISAKTGWHKDRLVPALDLALESWDKRIPTGRLNAFLGELVAAHPHPVRGGKQPRILFGTQASSRPPKFVLFTTGFLDPGYRRFITRRLRETFGFDGTPIEVNMRVREKRGKKR
- a CDS encoding lysophospholipid acyltransferase family protein — its product is MLWSRPVGWLLDHVLYRTAITGRSNVPKSGPVIFAGNHISFLDGPVMFGAAPRPMHILVKKEMFKGFLGRVLRASGQISVDRSGDRAALQLGKQVLDAGRCVGILPEGTRGSGTAGSISNGVAWLALMSGATVIPVAILGTRIGDEHRDSIPRPRRRLHVSFGAPFNVTRRNGESGRVSMDRAAAEIRAALAGHVQDAVKTTGQSLPGD